Proteins from one Anthonomus grandis grandis chromosome 8, icAntGran1.3, whole genome shotgun sequence genomic window:
- the LOC126739775 gene encoding mismatch repair endonuclease PMS2, which produces MDIDLDEAPCTTAESKQIKPIKKDTVHQICSGQVVLTLAVAMKELIENSIDAKANIINIHLKEYGSELLEVSDNGSGVHKDNFQALTLKHYTSKLREFDDLESISTLGFRGEALSSLCALSDVEIVSKHHSTDVATKLKYDYGGNIVSQEITARQQGTTVTLKNLFSTLPVRKKEFIKNLKKEFAKMCNLLYAYCLLPNGIKFSCTNSTAKGVKSTVVATEGHNTVRENIISVFGTKQLSSLIDVNLVTPDEKILEEYGLTLAPGDKLPFSLEFLISSALHGDGRSSTDRQFFYINQRPCEPTKVIKLINEIYRQFNNRQYPFVYLNITTKACIVDVNITPDKRQVFLDQENLLLAAVKASLLESLKDFPSTMKVQNLNISTSSKGLKRHNTDSSLSDKPELLQSFKKKSKSDVTIMSEPTFLNGEKFNVTRTKPKTTQQLLDIFRKASAKSDSGSNKSDVMNDIKSSKDEAEKKLDELIEIACKLSKEDEPFIKEVKHVDVTLDTPKEDLSQTRKEIPLKLNFRSLKQSFKSNLEADIESDSTKVKFRSNIAPETNKSAEDELNKHIKKEDFIKMEIIGQFNMGFIIAKLLNDLFIIDQHATDEKYNFEQLQENTVIDCQHLAVPKYLELTAASKGTLLEHEDIFKKSGFNFKKEEDKLFLTSVPMSDRTIFGKNDIDEMIFMLQEDSSQDKTCRPSRIRSMFASRACRKSVMIGTALSKTEMRKLVDHMGKIDQPWNCPHGRPTMRHLVNLDLISEKM; this is translated from the exons ATGGATATAGACTTAGACGAAGCTCCTTGTACCACTGCAGAAAGTAAACAAATCAAGCCAATAAAGAAAGATACAGTGCACCAAATATGTTCAGGCCAAGTAGTGCTTACTCTAGCTGTAGCTATGAAAGAACTTATCGAGAACTCAATTGATGCCAAGgccaatattattaatatacaccTTAAAGAATATGGATCAGAACTCTTGGAAGTGTCTGACAATGGTAGTGGTGTCCACAAGGATAACTTCCAAGCACTAACTTTGAAGCATTACACTTCAAAGTTAAGGGAATTTGATGACTTGGAAAGCATCAGCACTTTGGGATTTAGAGGTGAAGCTTTAAGCTCATTATGTGCTTTGTCTGATGTTGAAATTGTTAGTAAGCATCATTCCACTGATGTTGCCACAAAACTGAA GTATGACTATGGAGGTAACATAGTATCACAAGAAATAACTGCTAGACAGCAAGGAACAACTGTTACATTAAAAAACCTATTTTCCACTCTCCCAGTAAGAAAGaaggaatttataaaaaatcttaaaaaggaaTTTGCAAAAATGTGTAATCTCTTATATGCCTATTGCTTGTTGCCCAATGGAATTAAATTTAGTTGTACTAATTCTACTGCAAAAGGTGTTAAAAGCACTGTGGTTGCTACTGAAGGCCATAATACAGTCAGGGAGAATATTATCAGTGTATTTGGCACAAAACAGCTTAGCTCCCTAATAGATGTAAATCTTGTCACACCTGATGAGAAAATATTGGAGGAGTATGGGCTTACATTAGCACCAGGGGACAAATTGCCATTtagtttagaatttttaatcTCTAGTGCCCTTCATGGAGATGGTAGGAGTTCCACTGATAGGCAGTTCTTTTATATAAACCAACGACCTTGTGAACCcacaaaagtaataaaactaaTCAACGAAATTTACAGACAATTTAACAACAGACAATATCCAtttgtttatttgaatattacaaCAAAAGCATGTATAGTGGACGTAAATATCACACCGGATAAAAGACAAGTTTTTTTGGACCAGGAAAATTTACTGTTGGCCGCAGTAAAGGCTTCTTTATTAGAGTCCTTGAAAGACTTTCCTTCCACAATGAAAGTacaaaatcttaatatttcTACAAGTAGTAAAGGGTTAAAAAGACATAACACTGACAGCAGTCTAAGTGATAAGCCAGAATTGCTGCAATCTTTTAAGAAAAAGTCCAAGTCAGATGTTACAATTATGTCAGAGCCAACATTCCTAAATGGTGAAAAGTTTAATGTAACCAGAACTAAACCCAAAACAACTCAACAGTTACTGGATATATTTAGAAAGGCTTCAGCAAAGTCTGACAGTGGTAGCAACAAAAGTGATGTAATGAATGACATTAAGTCTAGCAAAGATGAAGCTGAAAAGAAACTTGATGAACTGATAGAAATAGCTTGCAAACTCAGCAAAGAAGACGAACCATTTATTAAAGAAGTGAAACATGTAGATGTTACCTTAGATACCCCCAAAGAAGACCTTTCACAGACCAGAAAAGAAATTCCTTTAAAGCTCAACTTTAGGTCATTGAAACAGAGTTTTAAAAGCAACTTAGAAGCCGACATTGAGTCTGATTCAACTAAGGTAAAGTTTAGGTCAAATATTGCCCCCGAAACTAATAAATCTGCTGAAGATGAACTGAATAAGCATATCAAAAAGGAGGATTTCATTAAAATGGAGATAATTGGACAATTTAACATGGGATTCATCATAGCCAAGTTGCTCAATGACTTGTTTATTATTGATCAACATGCCACAGATGAAAAATACAACTTTGAGCAACTTCAAGAAAATACAGTGATCGATTGTCAGCATCTTGCCGTACCCAAGTATTTAGAGTTAACGGCGGCCTCCAAAGGCACTCTATTAGAACAcgaagacatttttaaaaagagcggttttaattttaaaaaagaagaggATAAACTGTTTCTTACGTCAGTACCTATGAGCGATCGCACAATTTTCGGTAAAAACGACATTGACGAGATGATTTTCATGCTGCAAGAGGATTCCAGCCAAGACAAGACGTGCAGACCGTCCAGGATACGGTCAATGTTTGCGTCCAGAGCGTGCAGGAAAAGCGTGATGATCGGCACGGCGCTTTCTAAAACGGAAATGCGAAAACTTGTTGATCACATGGGGAAAATTGATCAACCATGGAACTGTCCACATGGAAGGCCCACCATGAGGCATTTAGTGAATCTTGATTTGATTAGTGAGaagatgtag